TGAAAACAATATTCAATCTATTCCAGACCTTTATGCGTCATTAAAAAACCTTTTTAAAGATACTATCCAAGAAATGCTTGAAGCAGAGCTTTCTACAGAGCTTGGATATGAAAAGTATGAGAAGAAAGATAAAGATACTCCAAACTCAAGAAATGGATATACCCAAAAGACTGTAAAAACTCAATTTGGTGAAATGGAAATTGATA
Above is a window of Caldanaerobius fijiensis DSM 17918 DNA encoding:
- a CDS encoding transposase, yielding MSILTKEQLKNFISENNIQSIPDLYASLKNLFKDTIQEMLEAELSTELGYEKYEKKDKDTPNSRNGYTQKTVKTQFGEMEID